A genomic stretch from Spongiibacter nanhainus includes:
- a CDS encoding ammonium transporter, with amino-acid sequence MKITYFAVALLLLPATAMADTTPQAASDMVWLAAASALVFLMQAGFALLESGMSRSKNALNVVMKNYMDVCIGTLVFWAIGYGLMFGTNPSGWFGTDLFMPGAEEPSLYGSLLFQTMFAATAVTIASGAMAERTRFDAYLIGAIVVTAAIYPIFGSWVWNSGGWLAKMGFIDFAGSTVVHSVGAWTALAGIVVLGPRLGRFDPDGKPREIRGHNLTLVALGGFILWFGWFGFNGGSTLAASEDIGLINLNTQLAAAAGAAGSMLLAIAMRKPILLTETVNGSIAGLVAITAGCASMLPAYALLTGFIGGIVCSLGARAMLRFRLDDVVGAVAAHGIAGAWGTLAAGIFVTGNMFDSQQIIVQLIGIGACFAWTFTTALLMYFIIDMALGLRAPSQHEQRGLDLSEHAEIGYPEFPTSNTAYTADRVSNMDLGR; translated from the coding sequence ATGAAAATCACCTACTTCGCTGTTGCTTTGTTGCTGCTGCCCGCAACAGCTATGGCAGACACTACTCCCCAGGCCGCCAGCGATATGGTTTGGCTGGCTGCCGCCAGCGCGCTGGTATTTCTTATGCAGGCAGGTTTTGCCCTGTTGGAATCGGGAATGTCCCGCAGTAAAAACGCCCTCAATGTGGTGATGAAAAACTACATGGATGTGTGCATCGGCACCCTGGTGTTTTGGGCCATTGGTTACGGCTTGATGTTCGGCACCAACCCCAGCGGCTGGTTTGGCACCGACTTGTTTATGCCCGGTGCCGAAGAGCCCAGCCTCTACGGCAGTTTATTATTCCAGACCATGTTTGCCGCTACCGCGGTCACCATTGCCAGTGGCGCTATGGCGGAACGCACCCGCTTTGATGCCTACCTGATTGGCGCCATTGTGGTCACCGCGGCAATTTATCCGATTTTCGGCAGCTGGGTGTGGAACAGTGGCGGCTGGCTGGCCAAGATGGGCTTTATCGATTTTGCCGGTTCTACCGTAGTCCACTCTGTGGGGGCCTGGACGGCGCTGGCCGGTATTGTGGTGCTGGGCCCGCGTTTAGGACGCTTTGACCCGGATGGCAAGCCCCGGGAAATTCGTGGTCACAACCTCACTCTGGTGGCACTGGGGGGCTTTATCCTGTGGTTTGGCTGGTTCGGTTTTAACGGCGGCTCCACCCTCGCCGCCTCGGAAGACATTGGCCTGATCAACCTCAACACCCAACTTGCTGCCGCGGCCGGTGCCGCCGGTAGCATGTTGCTGGCCATTGCCATGCGCAAACCCATCCTGCTAACTGAAACCGTCAACGGCAGCATTGCCGGCCTGGTGGCGATTACTGCTGGCTGCGCCTCAATGCTCCCGGCCTACGCCCTCTTGACGGGTTTTATCGGCGGCATTGTCTGCAGCCTGGGCGCTCGCGCCATGCTGCGATTCCGTCTCGACGATGTGGTGGGCGCGGTGGCGGCCCACGGCATTGCCGGTGCCTGGGGCACGCTGGCGGCGGGGATATTTGTCACTGGCAATATGTTTGATAGCCAGCAAATCATTGTTCAGTTGATCGGCATCGGCGCCTGTTTCGCCTGGACGTTTACCACGGCGCTACTGATGTACTTTATTATCGACATGGCACTGGGCCTGCGGGCGCCCAGCCAGCACGAGCAGCGCG
- a CDS encoding DUF2061 domain-containing protein codes for MKKTFSFALMHFSVAFGVAYILTGSVVVGGLVALVEPAVNTVAFYFHERLWQRLETRTLRLSDSADVAIDASRSTPLVA; via the coding sequence ATGAAAAAAACCTTCAGCTTTGCCCTTATGCACTTCAGCGTCGCTTTTGGTGTGGCCTACATCCTAACTGGCAGTGTGGTTGTCGGTGGGCTGGTGGCGCTGGTCGAGCCGGCGGTGAATACCGTGGCCTTCTATTTCCATGAGCGGCTGTGGCAGCGCTTAGAGACTCGCACCCTGCGACTCTCCGATAGCGCGGATGTTGCTATCGACGCTTCTCGATCTACTCCATTAGTTGCTTGA
- a CDS encoding BlaI/MecI/CopY family transcriptional regulator, translated as MSGERRSSHNTLPQLGELELALLELLWQHPSSSAKQLQRYLPAHFSAGLSTVQSTLERLHKKQLVTRVKQRHAYRYAPSYSRSELMGRLIGGVIEKLHDGPAETILSSFVSAAASLDARSLDRLQELIDRHRQQQESRDD; from the coding sequence ATGAGTGGTGAGCGCCGCTCCAGCCACAACACCCTGCCTCAGCTCGGCGAGCTGGAGCTGGCGCTATTGGAGTTGCTATGGCAACACCCGAGTAGCAGCGCCAAACAGTTGCAGCGGTATTTGCCGGCCCATTTTTCCGCCGGTCTCAGCACTGTCCAATCCACCCTGGAGCGGCTCCATAAAAAACAGCTGGTCACTCGGGTTAAACAGCGCCACGCTTACCGCTATGCACCCAGCTATAGTCGTAGCGAGCTAATGGGGCGACTGATCGGCGGTGTGATTGAGAAACTCCACGACGGCCCCGCCGAAACGATTCTGAGTAGTTTTGTCAGCGCCGCTGCCTCCCTCGACGCCCGTTCACTGGACCGCCTGCAAGAGTTGATCGACCGCCACCGTCAGCAACAGGAGTCGCGGGATGATTGA
- a CDS encoding acyl-CoA dehydrogenase family protein, giving the protein MDFALSEQQRDVQNLARQLFDDNVTPEKLARFDQYKAPRFDTELWQQTAQAGLLGVAVDEAHGGMGFGFFELALLVEEAGRSIAPLPLIANLVSAAMPLQQFGSSAQKAQWLPGVVSGDVILSAALMEAGNEDPRAPLHTHAEQDGDDLVVSGGKWCVPFADRAQRILLSVRLGNGVAVVLLDPGAAGVTLTKVEATHYEPQYHIDLNKVRISAGDILATESEGAKVMDWISQHTTAALCAHQLGASDKAMRMTASYTAERQQFGVPIATFQAVGHRAANCFIDVECLRLNTYQAISRLDSGVDATNEVYIAKVWAGDVGHRVSYAAQHLHGGTGIDRDYPLWRYCTWLRSNEMMMGSSAANLAALGKRIAAGEAFCG; this is encoded by the coding sequence ATGGACTTTGCACTATCAGAGCAACAACGCGATGTACAAAATCTGGCGCGCCAGTTATTCGATGACAACGTAACGCCAGAAAAGCTGGCGCGTTTTGATCAGTATAAGGCGCCCCGGTTTGACACCGAACTGTGGCAACAAACTGCTCAGGCTGGATTGCTGGGGGTGGCCGTTGACGAAGCGCACGGTGGCATGGGCTTTGGCTTTTTTGAACTGGCACTACTGGTGGAGGAAGCGGGGCGCAGTATTGCGCCGCTGCCTCTGATCGCCAATCTGGTATCGGCGGCCATGCCGCTGCAGCAATTTGGTAGCAGCGCACAAAAAGCGCAATGGTTACCGGGGGTGGTAAGCGGTGACGTCATCCTCAGTGCAGCACTGATGGAAGCGGGCAACGAAGACCCCCGCGCACCACTCCATACCCATGCCGAACAGGACGGGGATGACCTGGTAGTGAGTGGCGGTAAGTGGTGTGTGCCCTTTGCCGACCGGGCCCAACGGATACTGTTGTCAGTGCGCCTGGGTAATGGTGTTGCCGTGGTGCTGCTGGACCCCGGTGCCGCCGGGGTGACCCTGACCAAGGTAGAGGCGACCCACTACGAACCCCAATACCATATCGACCTGAACAAGGTGCGGATTTCAGCCGGGGATATCCTGGCGACGGAGAGTGAGGGTGCCAAAGTGATGGACTGGATCAGCCAGCACACCACCGCAGCCCTGTGTGCCCACCAGCTTGGAGCCAGCGATAAGGCGATGCGCATGACCGCGTCCTACACGGCTGAGCGCCAGCAGTTCGGCGTGCCGATCGCCACCTTCCAGGCAGTGGGGCATCGCGCCGCCAACTGCTTTATCGACGTGGAGTGCCTGCGCCTCAATACCTATCAAGCGATCAGCCGGCTGGATAGCGGCGTCGACGCCACTAACGAAGTGTATATCGCCAAGGTCTGGGCGGGGGATGTGGGCCACCGGGTGAGCTACGCTGCACAGCACTTGCACGGCGGTACTGGCATCGACCGGGATTACCCATTGTGGCGCTACTGCACCTGGCTGCGCTCTAACGAAATGATGATGGGCAGCTCCGCCGCCAACCTCGCCGCACTGGGCAAACGCATTGCTGCTGGCGAGGCCTTTTGCGGATAA
- a CDS encoding M56 family metallopeptidase, whose protein sequence is MIELILSANAAFLILWCLLNIAALLGWPLIRRLEQYLHPDQFSQLLLIWFALPLGLALLLCLLLYSPLGSTWLVASHCHGTQCGEHVPLGIVPGLGTAAIILTLAVVLFLAGKTYRALRQNRRLLDLLEAGARRGRDYWTLGIDQASAFTVGFWRPTVVVSQGLLAASEQRDIDILLAHECAHRRRKDNLRLLLMSLFTLPIPGPYRSNIRDHFRLTLEKSCDLSAAHHHSKLEVANAIVNIARLCHIRAEAITSAFANHHVESRVHFLLKPTPPRAGKPLWFALLAVLTIGTLLLVTPLHHELEQVLRLLAM, encoded by the coding sequence ATGATTGAGCTTATTCTCAGTGCCAATGCGGCATTTCTTATACTGTGGTGCTTACTCAACATTGCGGCGCTACTCGGCTGGCCATTGATACGGCGCCTGGAACAGTATTTACACCCGGACCAATTCAGCCAGCTGCTGCTGATCTGGTTTGCGCTGCCTCTGGGGCTTGCATTGCTGCTGTGTCTACTGCTTTACAGCCCGCTGGGCAGTACTTGGCTAGTAGCCTCCCACTGCCATGGCACTCAGTGCGGAGAACATGTGCCGCTGGGCATCGTTCCGGGCCTGGGCACGGCGGCAATAATACTCACTTTGGCAGTGGTGCTTTTTTTGGCCGGCAAGACCTATCGGGCCTTGCGGCAAAATCGTCGTTTATTGGACCTGTTGGAGGCCGGAGCTCGGCGCGGCCGAGATTACTGGACCCTTGGAATCGACCAGGCAAGTGCTTTTACGGTGGGTTTTTGGCGCCCCACTGTGGTCGTCAGTCAAGGCCTGTTGGCCGCCAGTGAGCAGCGAGATATCGATATTCTATTGGCCCATGAGTGCGCTCACCGCCGCCGCAAAGATAACTTGCGACTGCTGTTGATGAGCTTATTTACCCTGCCCATACCAGGGCCATACCGAAGCAATATCCGAGATCACTTTCGGCTAACGCTGGAAAAAAGCTGCGACCTCAGCGCTGCACACCACCATTCAAAACTGGAGGTGGCCAACGCCATCGTCAACATCGCCAGGCTGTGCCATATTCGCGCCGAAGCCATCACATCGGCCTTTGCAAACCACCATGTGGAAAGCCGGGTGCATTTTCTCCTCAAGCCGACCCCGCCCCGGGCTGGCAAGCCCCTCTGGTTTGCTCTACTGGCGGTGTTAACAATAGGCACGCTGTTGCTTGTCACACCTTTGCATCACGAGCTGGAGCAAGTGCTACGTTTGCTTGCAATGTAA
- a CDS encoding lipid-transfer protein, giving the protein MSNDIAILGVGMHPWGKWGHNFVEYGVHAARAALKDAEVPWQDVQFVSGAATMRCGYPGYVAGATFAQALGWQGAQVNTSYAACASGSQALAAARAKILAGECEVALVVGADTTPKGFLAPAKGYRPEDPDWVRFYLGITNPSYFALYARRRMDLYGDTEEDFSQVKVKNAQHGFANPNARYRKKFSMEDVMNSAMVADPLRLFQICATSDGGAAMIVSSMDYAKRMGRGDAVRVAGISTSTPTYASAVVEMPDIATDSAAAAGITAHSFRSELPKAAYEQAGIGPEDIDLAEVYDLSSALELDWIEDLGLCPRGEAAQMLRAGDTTLGGKLPVNPSGGLACFGEAVPAQALAQVCELTWQLRGQADGRQVDNAKVGITANQGLFGHGSSVIVKR; this is encoded by the coding sequence ATGAGTAACGACATCGCCATTCTGGGAGTCGGCATGCACCCCTGGGGGAAGTGGGGCCACAACTTTGTAGAATACGGCGTTCACGCCGCTCGAGCCGCATTAAAGGATGCCGAAGTGCCCTGGCAGGACGTGCAGTTTGTCTCCGGTGCCGCCACCATGCGCTGCGGTTACCCCGGCTATGTTGCCGGCGCGACCTTTGCCCAGGCCCTGGGCTGGCAAGGTGCCCAGGTGAATACCTCCTACGCCGCCTGCGCGTCCGGCTCTCAGGCTTTGGCTGCAGCCCGAGCCAAAATACTGGCTGGTGAATGTGAAGTAGCACTGGTGGTGGGCGCCGATACCACACCCAAAGGCTTTCTGGCCCCGGCCAAAGGTTATCGCCCCGAAGACCCGGATTGGGTGCGCTTTTACCTGGGTATCACCAACCCCAGCTACTTTGCCCTCTACGCCCGCCGCCGTATGGACCTGTACGGCGACACCGAGGAGGACTTCAGCCAGGTCAAGGTGAAGAATGCCCAGCACGGCTTTGCCAACCCCAATGCCCGCTACCGCAAAAAATTCAGCATGGAAGACGTGATGAACTCGGCCATGGTGGCTGACCCACTGCGGCTGTTTCAGATCTGCGCCACCTCGGACGGCGGTGCGGCGATGATCGTCTCGAGCATGGATTACGCCAAGCGCATGGGCCGGGGCGACGCGGTGCGGGTGGCAGGCATCTCCACCAGTACCCCCACTTACGCCAGCGCCGTCGTGGAAATGCCAGACATCGCCACCGACTCGGCCGCAGCCGCCGGAATCACCGCCCACAGCTTCCGCTCGGAACTGCCCAAGGCCGCCTACGAGCAGGCCGGCATCGGGCCCGAGGACATCGATCTGGCGGAAGTGTACGACCTGTCCTCCGCCCTGGAGCTGGACTGGATTGAGGACCTGGGCCTATGCCCCCGGGGTGAGGCGGCGCAAATGCTGCGCGCCGGCGATACCACACTGGGCGGCAAGTTGCCGGTCAACCCCTCTGGCGGTCTGGCATGCTTTGGCGAGGCTGTCCCCGCCCAGGCATTGGCGCAAGTATGCGAGTTAACCTGGCAGCTGCGCGGCCAGGCCGACGGACGCCAGGTGGATAACGCCAAGGTGGGCATCACTGCCAACCAGGGGCTGTTTGGTCACGGATCCTCTGTGATCGTCAAACGCTGA
- a CDS encoding Zn-ribbon domain-containing OB-fold protein, producing the protein MTEGTAAPGQQGDVQAAIDGWYTLDHSQPQLLGSRCTECGSYYFPKTLSYCRNPQCDSSDFEEVPLSRHGKIWSYTNACYKPPEPFVADDPFEPFAIAAVELEKEQMIVMGQVVKGIDTDQLKVGQDVELVLETLHQEDGVDKVIWKWQPVNTNPAEAAS; encoded by the coding sequence ATGACTGAAGGCACCGCTGCGCCCGGTCAACAGGGCGATGTCCAGGCCGCGATCGACGGCTGGTATACCCTGGACCACAGCCAACCGCAATTGCTGGGGAGCCGCTGCACCGAATGCGGCAGCTATTACTTCCCCAAGACCCTGAGCTACTGCCGCAACCCGCAATGCGACAGCAGTGATTTTGAAGAGGTCCCACTCAGTCGCCACGGCAAAATTTGGTCTTATACCAATGCCTGCTACAAACCGCCTGAGCCCTTTGTAGCGGACGACCCTTTCGAGCCTTTTGCTATCGCCGCAGTGGAGCTGGAAAAAGAACAAATGATCGTGATGGGACAGGTAGTTAAAGGTATCGATACCGATCAGCTCAAAGTGGGCCAGGATGTCGAACTGGTCCTGGAGACACTCCACCAGGAAGACGGCGTCGATAAAGTGATTTGGAAGTGGCAGCCAGTCAACACCAACCCAGCGGAGGCGGCATCATGA
- a CDS encoding acyl-CoA dehydrogenase family protein — MKVEFTPQQDALRKELREYFAAMMTPELKAECDENLGEGGGPLWREALRQMGRDGWIGVGWPTELGGRGMSPLEQFIFVEEVMRAGYPFPFLTTESVGPQLAEHGNEWQKREIVPKILSGDCLIAIGYSEPSAGTDLASLKTSAVRDSDGWVINGQKMWTSLAHFSDYVWLACRTDPDAAKPHKGISMFLVPTSDPGWSCSPVVTLGGVRTNATYYDNIRVGDDALVGELNKGWKLITSQLNRERLSLVNFGPTAELFNAVVRWATETPSASGGRVIDEPWIQFNLAKVRVGVEALKLVCYKQAWAMTEGQLDMADASAAKVYGSEFFIEAYRLLGEVIGQASVINRRTEGADPIASRLERLYRTASIITFGGGTNEIQRDIISAAGLWMPRAAR, encoded by the coding sequence ATGAAAGTCGAGTTTACCCCGCAACAGGATGCACTGCGCAAGGAATTGCGTGAGTACTTTGCGGCCATGATGACCCCAGAACTCAAGGCCGAGTGCGACGAAAACCTGGGCGAGGGCGGTGGCCCGCTGTGGCGGGAGGCGCTGCGGCAAATGGGCCGGGACGGCTGGATTGGCGTGGGTTGGCCCACCGAGCTAGGCGGTCGAGGCATGAGCCCGCTGGAGCAGTTTATTTTTGTCGAGGAAGTGATGCGGGCCGGCTATCCCTTCCCGTTTCTGACCACTGAGTCGGTCGGACCGCAATTGGCGGAGCACGGCAACGAATGGCAAAAACGCGAGATCGTTCCCAAGATTCTGTCCGGTGACTGCCTGATTGCGATTGGCTATTCGGAACCCAGTGCCGGCACCGACCTGGCAAGTCTTAAAACCTCAGCGGTTCGCGACAGCGATGGCTGGGTGATCAATGGCCAAAAGATGTGGACCAGCCTGGCGCACTTCTCCGACTACGTGTGGCTGGCCTGCCGCACCGATCCAGATGCCGCCAAACCTCACAAGGGCATCTCGATGTTTCTGGTGCCCACCAGTGACCCGGGCTGGAGTTGTAGCCCAGTGGTGACGTTGGGTGGTGTTCGCACCAACGCGACTTACTACGACAATATCCGCGTTGGCGACGATGCCTTGGTGGGAGAGTTGAACAAGGGCTGGAAGCTGATCACCAGCCAACTCAATCGGGAGCGTCTGAGTCTGGTGAACTTCGGCCCCACCGCAGAGCTGTTTAACGCCGTGGTGCGCTGGGCCACAGAGACCCCGTCTGCCAGCGGCGGTCGGGTTATCGATGAGCCCTGGATTCAGTTCAACCTGGCCAAGGTCCGTGTCGGCGTCGAGGCCCTGAAGTTGGTGTGTTACAAGCAGGCCTGGGCGATGACAGAGGGGCAGCTGGATATGGCGGATGCCTCCGCTGCCAAAGTGTACGGCTCGGAGTTCTTTATTGAGGCCTATCGGCTGTTGGGTGAAGTGATTGGCCAGGCCTCGGTGATCAACCGCCGCACCGAAGGCGCCGACCCCATTGCCTCGCGCCTTGAGCGTTTGTATCGGACCGCCTCTATCATCACATTTGGTGGCGGCACCAATGAGATTCAACGAGACATTATTTCTGCGGCGGGGCTGTGGATGCCCCGGGCGGCGCGCTAG
- a CDS encoding acyl-CoA thioesterase, producing the protein MQTFSTILDSLQAIDDDHYNVSYDDSWLQGRTAFGGLSASLVVAAMAQTVPEDRALRALSVSFVGPATPGQHSIRLRRLREGGSVSHLQGELVCDGEVATSVSAAFGSGRSSSYLQSAPPRPDCKKPEECERLPFIQGLTPDFTQHFEMRLTHGALPGAKADSADYGLWLRFVEPTPTSIASLIALADVPPMPGLNVVQAMKAGSSLSWYLEFPAGLDGSDMNDWWYYDYRCQSAADGYFNNTATIWDPSGRPAMFSRQVAVVFEHS; encoded by the coding sequence GTGCAGACATTTTCCACTATCCTCGATTCCCTTCAAGCGATCGACGACGATCACTATAACGTCAGCTATGACGACAGCTGGCTCCAGGGCCGCACCGCTTTTGGTGGACTGAGCGCGTCGCTGGTAGTCGCGGCCATGGCCCAAACCGTTCCCGAGGATCGTGCTTTGCGCGCGCTGTCAGTCTCCTTTGTTGGGCCTGCGACGCCAGGGCAGCACAGCATTCGCCTGCGGCGCCTACGGGAAGGCGGCTCGGTCTCTCACTTGCAGGGGGAGCTTGTATGCGATGGCGAAGTGGCAACGTCGGTCAGTGCCGCCTTTGGCAGCGGCCGCAGCAGTTCTTACTTACAGTCAGCGCCGCCTCGCCCCGATTGCAAAAAGCCCGAAGAGTGCGAGCGACTGCCCTTTATCCAAGGGCTAACACCCGACTTTACCCAGCACTTCGAAATGAGGCTAACACACGGCGCCCTACCCGGGGCCAAAGCTGACTCTGCCGACTATGGCCTGTGGCTGCGTTTTGTTGAGCCTACGCCCACGTCGATCGCCAGCCTTATCGCCCTGGCCGATGTACCACCCATGCCCGGCCTGAACGTGGTCCAGGCCATGAAGGCAGGCAGCTCACTGAGTTGGTATCTGGAGTTTCCCGCCGGTCTCGACGGCAGCGATATGAACGATTGGTGGTATTACGACTACCGCTGCCAGTCAGCGGCGGACGGCTATTTTAATAACACCGCCACCATCTGGGACCCCAGTGGTCGCCCGGCCATGTTCAGCCGTCAAGTGGCGGTGGTCTTCGAGCACTCGTAG
- a CDS encoding TonB-dependent receptor, with protein sequence MIKRSVGLTFLWGGLWLCSGIVVAQPAGDESASADLSVDRQPGLLDSAVEEVNVFGRQHNLLGQSVSASEGVVGAKDIEVRPLQRTGEVLELVPGMVVTQHSGSGKANQYFLRGTNLDHGTDFSTFVDGMPVNMRSHGHGQGYTDLNFVIPELVHSISFKKGPYYADVGDFSGVGNASINSQRRLSRSGVALTLGEDNYQRLLAMGDSALAGGNLLFALENQYYDGPWTDIDEDIEKLNAVLRYTKEMWGGELSMSAMAYDNSWNAADQIPQRAVSQGLIDQYGSLDTDVGGESSRYSLSAQWKNQRNSVNLYVIEYELELFSNFTYLLDDPVNGDEFEQYDSRRILGGEWRHLLPATGPLQQQFGVQWRYDDIDEVGLYRSANRQRLSTVREDSIKEGSVGLFWQGDVALTEKLTATAGLRYDYYDFDVDSDRPANSGSESDGIGSAKLTVAYRINANLESYVGYGQSFHSNDARGTTIRVDPVDGSAVDSVDPLVRSHGGEMGLRFFASGGVSASLALWTLDIDSELLFVGDAGNTEASRASERRGVEVTLYYPIAPNWTADLEYAYTRARFSENAAGEGDYIEGALPEVVSAGLSYSDDDAWYGSVRVRHFGERSLDSFNDMQSDPTTLVNGKLGYRWPHLDVSLEVLNVLDSDDHDIDYFYASRLAGEPAGGVEDIHFHPLEPRTLRVTGKWWF encoded by the coding sequence ATGATAAAACGAAGTGTGGGGCTGACCTTTTTGTGGGGAGGGCTGTGGCTGTGCAGCGGTATCGTGGTAGCGCAGCCAGCGGGTGATGAGTCAGCTTCCGCAGATTTATCCGTTGATCGTCAGCCTGGGTTGCTCGACAGCGCGGTGGAAGAGGTCAACGTATTTGGCCGCCAGCACAATTTATTGGGCCAGTCGGTGTCCGCGTCAGAGGGGGTAGTGGGCGCTAAGGATATCGAGGTAAGACCACTGCAGCGCACTGGTGAGGTTCTGGAACTGGTGCCGGGCATGGTGGTAACCCAGCACAGTGGCAGCGGCAAGGCCAATCAATACTTTCTGCGTGGTACCAACCTGGATCACGGTACCGATTTCAGCACTTTCGTTGACGGTATGCCGGTCAACATGCGCAGCCATGGTCACGGGCAGGGCTATACCGACTTAAATTTTGTTATTCCAGAGTTGGTTCACTCTATCAGCTTTAAGAAGGGCCCCTATTATGCCGATGTGGGGGATTTCTCTGGGGTCGGCAACGCGTCGATCAATAGTCAGCGGCGCCTGTCACGTTCGGGTGTTGCACTGACACTGGGTGAGGACAACTACCAGCGGTTATTGGCAATGGGTGATAGCGCGCTGGCCGGCGGGAATCTGCTGTTTGCGCTAGAGAACCAGTACTACGATGGGCCCTGGACTGATATCGACGAGGATATTGAAAAGCTCAACGCTGTGCTGCGCTATACCAAGGAAATGTGGGGCGGTGAGTTGTCGATGTCGGCCATGGCTTACGACAACAGCTGGAACGCCGCCGACCAGATTCCGCAGAGGGCAGTATCTCAGGGCTTGATCGACCAGTACGGCAGTCTCGATACCGATGTGGGCGGTGAATCCAGTCGCTATAGTCTGTCTGCGCAGTGGAAGAATCAGCGCAACTCCGTCAACCTCTACGTGATCGAGTATGAGCTGGAGTTGTTCTCTAACTTCACTTACTTGCTGGATGATCCCGTTAATGGCGATGAGTTTGAACAGTACGACTCGCGCCGAATACTGGGCGGCGAGTGGCGTCACCTGTTGCCCGCAACCGGGCCGCTGCAACAGCAGTTCGGTGTGCAGTGGCGTTACGACGATATTGACGAGGTGGGCCTTTACCGCAGCGCCAATCGACAACGCCTTTCCACCGTGCGAGAAGACAGCATCAAGGAAGGCTCGGTGGGGCTGTTTTGGCAGGGCGATGTGGCGCTGACGGAGAAGCTCACCGCAACGGCGGGCTTGCGCTATGACTATTACGACTTTGATGTCGACAGTGATCGGCCCGCCAATTCTGGCTCCGAGAGCGACGGTATTGGCAGTGCAAAACTGACCGTGGCCTATCGCATTAATGCCAACCTGGAGAGCTATGTCGGTTACGGACAGAGCTTCCACTCCAATGACGCCAGGGGAACCACAATTCGCGTCGACCCGGTGGATGGCAGCGCGGTCGACAGTGTCGATCCTTTAGTGCGCAGTCACGGCGGTGAAATGGGTCTGCGCTTCTTTGCCAGTGGCGGTGTCAGCGCGTCGCTGGCCCTGTGGACACTGGATATCGATTCCGAACTGCTGTTTGTCGGCGATGCGGGCAACACCGAGGCCAGTCGGGCCTCAGAGCGGCGCGGGGTAGAAGTGACCCTGTACTATCCCATCGCTCCTAACTGGACGGCAGACCTTGAGTACGCCTACACCCGGGCGCGGTTTTCGGAAAACGCCGCGGGTGAGGGGGATTACATAGAGGGTGCGTTGCCGGAAGTAGTCAGCGCCGGTCTGTCCTACAGTGACGACGATGCCTGGTACGGCAGTGTGCGAGTACGCCATTTTGGTGAGCGCAGCCTGGACAGTTTTAACGATATGCAGTCCGATCCTACGACGCTGGTGAATGGCAAGCTGGGCTACCGCTGGCCGCACTTGGACGTGTCCTTGGAAGTCCTCAACGTACTCGACAGCGATGATCACGATATTGACTATTTCTATGCCTCGCGTCTGGCGGGTGAGCCCGCCGGGGGCGTCGAGGATATTCACTTCCATCCTCTGGAGCCGAGAACGCTTCGGGTCACGGGCAAGTGGTGGTTCTAG